The Chryseobacterium nakagawai genome has a segment encoding these proteins:
- a CDS encoding RebB family R body protein translates to MATVNEQITDAVTQSNVKVIGESPAMALSNVYLSAAHSTGIMFENAVTNQNQQNILGQAATTQGILQIYSLDTVSDAVSIAKILRP, encoded by the coding sequence ATGGCAACAGTCAATGAACAAATCACAGATGCAGTAACGCAATCTAACGTAAAGGTAATAGGAGAATCTCCTGCAATGGCTTTAAGCAATGTCTATCTATCCGCAGCACATTCTACAGGTATTATGTTTGAAAATGCGGTAACGAATCAGAATCAACAGAATATTTTAGGTCAGGCAGCAACCACTCAGGGAATTCTGCAGATCTATAGCCTGGATACAGTATCTGATGCAGTTTCTATTGCTAAGATTCTAAGACCTTAA
- a CDS encoding RebB family R body protein, which yields MANEKAGTTVNEQITDAVTQSNVKVVAESPAMALSNVYQSAAHSTGIMFENAVNSQNQQNILTQAATTQGISQIYSLDTIADAVSIARVLNP from the coding sequence ATGGCTAACGAAAAAGCTGGAACAACAGTAAACGAACAAATCACAGATGCAGTAACGCAGTCTAACGTAAAAGTAGTGGCAGAATCCCCTGCAATGGCTTTAAGTAACGTGTATCAATCTGCTGCACATTCTACAGGAATCATGTTTGAAAATGCAGTGAATTCTCAAAATCAACAAAACATTTTGACACAGGCTGCAACTACTCAGGGAATTTCTCAGATTTATAGTCTGGACACTATTGCCGATGCAGTTTCTATTGCTAGAGTCCTTAATCCTTAA
- a CDS encoding helix-turn-helix domain-containing protein — MSKLKTVREQKNLTQEELSEKSKISVRTIQRIEAGTEPKGHTLRALAQALEIEENLLQDTIVIPEINDEVTEESIPEVNEKDQSDVNYSLIKIINLSSLLFTVLPPFNILVPILLMFTMKQRNNLARQIISVQMIWTVMAPIAFMVGIFLKLGRQFTLVLMIAIVLSNIFIILRNAAEIDRNRKLYFRLNFSMI, encoded by the coding sequence ATGTCTAAACTAAAAACTGTAAGAGAACAGAAAAATCTGACTCAGGAAGAACTTTCAGAAAAGTCAAAAATTTCTGTCAGAACAATTCAACGGATTGAAGCAGGTACAGAACCGAAAGGACATACGCTAAGAGCACTGGCTCAGGCACTGGAAATAGAGGAAAATTTATTACAAGATACTATTGTAATTCCTGAGATCAATGATGAGGTAACCGAAGAAAGTATTCCGGAGGTGAATGAAAAAGATCAATCTGATGTCAATTATTCTCTCATTAAAATCATCAATCTTTCCTCATTGCTTTTTACAGTATTGCCCCCTTTCAATATTCTTGTCCCTATTCTTCTGATGTTTACGATGAAGCAGAGAAACAACCTGGCCCGTCAGATTATTTCTGTTCAGATGATATGGACGGTGATGGCGCCTATTGCTTTTATGGTGGGGATCTTTTTAAAGCTCGGAAGACAGTTTACCTTGGTTCTTATGATTGCCATTGTACTCTCCAATATCTTTATTATCCTTCGTAATGCTGCTGAGATTGATCGGAATAGAAAACTGTATTTTAGATTGAATTTCAGTATGATATAA
- a CDS encoding RebB family R body protein produces MNEINTIITGMSTAVPQAISAQVSAHSTGLMQTNSVLNQQRDSMMGIANNVMGMKKMSSGKLKYRELGILKKGRL; encoded by the coding sequence ATGAACGAAATCAATACCATAATCACTGGAATGTCCACTGCTGTACCTCAGGCTATTTCTGCTCAGGTAAGTGCACATTCTACAGGATTAATGCAGACCAATTCTGTATTAAATCAGCAAAGGGACTCTATGATGGGAATAGCCAATAATGTCATGGGAATGAAAAAAATGAGTTCAGGAAAGCTGAAATACAGAGAATTGGGAATTTTAAAAAAGGGAAGATTATAA
- a CDS encoding serine hydrolase: MTKTASLALLFFTFLFNSIQAQLPKTDSLYRTIMSKDSLFFSVAYNTCDIPKMESFLSEKFEFYHDKGGFAEKNKFITDFKNGLCKSPETYQLKRVLIEKSTQVYPMYKDGKIYAAIQNGDHLFYEKVENHAEKLVGEASFTHLWILENNEWKLKNSLSFNHHPKQTTDNEAMFDNDRSMENWLKENHIPVLGLGIINGGKLQEVKVFGDISKGLSAPDNALFNVASLTKPVTAMVTLRLISLGKWKLDEPLDTYWTDPDIAGDPRHKKITTRLILSHQTGFPNWRWMNPDKKLNFQFEPGTQYHYSGEGFEYLRKALEKKFKKTLDQLAMELIFQPLQMNDTNYIWDQNTDESRFAIGYNTDGKPYPTEKNKTANAADDLHTTIGDYGNFMVSVMKGKNLKPEVFKEMIKKQVKTKENKYFGLGFEIYDLGNGEYGLSHGGADQGTRCIAIILPDSGRGIIIFTNIDDGYKVYEKLVLHYLGNEGKKIVDIENK; the protein is encoded by the coding sequence ATGACAAAGACAGCTTCACTGGCACTTCTTTTTTTTACCTTTCTTTTTAATTCTATTCAGGCGCAATTACCCAAAACAGATTCGCTCTACCGAACCATTATGTCTAAAGACAGTCTGTTTTTTTCAGTCGCCTATAATACCTGCGATATTCCGAAGATGGAAAGTTTTCTGAGCGAGAAATTTGAATTTTATCACGATAAAGGAGGCTTTGCAGAAAAAAATAAATTTATAACCGATTTTAAAAATGGCTTATGCAAATCTCCGGAAACATATCAATTAAAGAGAGTCCTCATTGAGAAAAGCACTCAGGTCTATCCTATGTATAAAGACGGAAAGATATATGCAGCCATTCAGAATGGAGACCACCTGTTTTATGAAAAAGTAGAAAATCATGCCGAAAAACTAGTAGGAGAGGCCAGTTTTACCCATTTGTGGATACTGGAAAATAATGAGTGGAAGCTGAAAAATTCCTTAAGTTTTAATCATCATCCAAAGCAAACTACAGATAATGAGGCGATGTTTGATAATGATCGGTCAATGGAAAACTGGCTTAAAGAAAACCATATTCCTGTGCTTGGATTAGGTATCATCAATGGCGGAAAACTACAAGAGGTAAAAGTTTTCGGAGATATTTCAAAAGGACTTTCAGCTCCCGATAATGCCCTTTTTAACGTAGCCTCTCTTACCAAACCTGTTACAGCAATGGTAACACTGCGTTTGATCAGTTTAGGAAAATGGAAGCTGGATGAACCTTTAGATACTTACTGGACAGATCCGGATATTGCTGGCGATCCAAGACATAAGAAAATTACAACAAGGCTCATTCTTTCCCATCAGACCGGGTTTCCCAATTGGAGATGGATGAATCCTGACAAAAAACTCAACTTTCAATTTGAACCGGGAACACAATACCACTATTCAGGAGAAGGATTTGAATATTTGAGAAAAGCTCTGGAAAAGAAATTCAAAAAAACGTTGGATCAGCTTGCCATGGAATTGATTTTCCAACCGCTGCAAATGAATGATACCAACTATATCTGGGATCAGAATACCGATGAATCAAGGTTTGCAATCGGATATAATACAGACGGAAAACCATATCCAACAGAAAAAAATAAAACTGCCAATGCAGCGGATGATTTGCATACTACAATCGGGGATTATGGAAATTTTATGGTCAGTGTAATGAAAGGGAAAAATCTGAAGCCGGAAGTATTTAAGGAAATGATAAAAAAACAGGTAAAAACTAAGGAAAACAAGTACTTCGGGTTAGGTTTTGAAATCTATGACCTAGGTAATGGTGAATATGGATTATCTCATGGCGGAGCCGATCAGGGGACAAGATGTATTGCGATCATACTTCCGGATTCCGGTAGAGGCATTATTATTTTTACCAATATTGATGATGGTTATAAAGTCTATGAAAAGCTGGTTCTTCATTATCTGGGAAATGAAGGAAAGAAGATTGTTGACATAGAAAATAAGTAG
- a CDS encoding amidohydrolase — protein MLKTPHSIMKLWLFFVLASVSSFMLTGCNTKNDADQIFYNGDILTMAGKEAAYVEALVVKDGKIVFAGEKDKAMALKGNKTQVTDLAGRTLMPGFIDAHGHISQYGFALQMIDLQPEPYGKVMSIPQLQKVLKDYIAENKIPAGTMIVGNGYDDAIMEEHRHPTAQELDEVSSVNPIYIEHTSGHMGVANSLLLKNMNITYDTPNPVGGIIGKDPATKQLTGKMQENANINSLQYVITQLPKPAESDKYKSLLAAEKAWFAGGQTTICEGRAAPDNIDNIMDADKKGLLKGDYIIMPDYDLNADKLTHWKQFYKKYNGHIKIGGIKMTFDGSPQGKSAWLTKPYLVPPEGEKQGFRGQPIYSTEAAYKGLKAIFQQGMQVHIHCNGDAAIDEGLNLLERLKKEKLLTKDMRCVLIHSQVCRKDQVPRYKQIGIMPSWFPTHVYLWGDWHRSNVLGEERARRISPLKEGLDQEIPFTIHHDSPVTPPDLITAVYAAVNRKTRSGYILGPEFRISPYEALKAITINAAWQWGEEKEKGTLEKDKRADLVILDKNPVKVDPFAIKDIRVMETYKDGVQVYKK, from the coding sequence ATGTTGAAAACCCCTCATTCAATCATGAAATTATGGCTCTTTTTTGTCTTAGCATCAGTATCCTCATTTATGCTCACTGGATGCAATACAAAGAATGATGCAGATCAGATCTTTTACAACGGTGATATCCTCACAATGGCAGGTAAAGAAGCTGCCTATGTAGAAGCTCTCGTCGTAAAAGACGGAAAAATTGTCTTTGCAGGAGAAAAAGATAAGGCTATGGCCCTTAAAGGAAATAAAACACAGGTAACCGATCTTGCAGGCCGTACGCTGATGCCAGGTTTTATAGATGCCCACGGTCATATTTCGCAATATGGATTTGCTTTACAAATGATTGATCTGCAGCCTGAGCCTTACGGAAAGGTAATGTCAATTCCACAGCTACAGAAGGTTCTCAAAGATTATATAGCCGAAAATAAAATTCCTGCCGGAACTATGATTGTTGGAAATGGTTACGATGATGCCATAATGGAAGAACATCGTCACCCGACAGCTCAGGAGTTGGATGAAGTCTCGTCTGTTAATCCAATATATATAGAACATACTTCAGGGCATATGGGAGTTGCTAATTCTTTACTGCTGAAAAATATGAATATTACATATGATACTCCGAATCCTGTCGGAGGAATCATTGGCAAAGATCCGGCCACCAAGCAGCTTACAGGAAAAATGCAGGAGAATGCCAATATCAATAGCTTACAATATGTAATAACACAGCTTCCAAAACCTGCAGAAAGCGATAAGTATAAATCTTTACTTGCCGCAGAAAAAGCCTGGTTTGCCGGTGGACAGACTACCATATGTGAAGGACGTGCTGCGCCGGATAATATTGATAATATTATGGATGCAGACAAGAAAGGATTGTTGAAAGGTGATTATATCATTATGCCGGATTATGACTTGAATGCCGATAAACTGACACATTGGAAACAATTCTATAAAAAGTACAATGGGCATATTAAGATAGGAGGTATAAAAATGACTTTTGATGGCTCTCCACAAGGTAAATCAGCTTGGCTTACAAAGCCTTATCTGGTGCCGCCGGAAGGAGAAAAGCAAGGATTCCGGGGACAGCCAATCTATTCAACAGAAGCAGCTTATAAAGGACTAAAAGCGATCTTTCAGCAGGGAATGCAGGTCCATATTCACTGTAATGGAGACGCAGCGATAGATGAAGGTCTTAACTTATTAGAACGTCTTAAAAAAGAAAAACTGCTTACAAAAGATATGCGCTGTGTTCTTATCCATAGTCAGGTATGCCGTAAAGACCAAGTTCCCCGTTATAAACAGATCGGAATAATGCCAAGCTGGTTTCCTACACATGTTTACCTGTGGGGAGACTGGCACCGCTCCAATGTGCTTGGAGAAGAAAGAGCAAGGAGAATAAGCCCTTTGAAAGAAGGGTTAGATCAGGAAATCCCATTTACCATTCATCATGATTCGCCGGTCACTCCTCCCGATTTGATTACTGCGGTATATGCTGCAGTAAACAGAAAAACACGTTCCGGATATATACTGGGGCCAGAGTTTCGGATCAGTCCTTATGAAGCCCTTAAAGCAATCACAATCAATGCTGCATGGCAGTGGGGAGAAGAAAAAGAAAAAGGAACGCTGGAGAAGGATAAAAGAGCAGATCTTGTTATCCTGGATAAAAATCCTGTTAAAGTAGATCCTTTTGCTATTAAAGACATCCGTGTTATGGAAACTTATAAAGACGGTGTGCAGGTATATAAAAAATAA
- a CDS encoding response regulator transcription factor — protein MEHSKIKIGIVDDDLLFVQLLKNYIENNGNYQIVLTSTGGNQFLSEGIPALDILILDLRMANGDGLEVMTALSKKDIETKIIVLSSFYRRSFMGQMLKMGAHAFLSKEIELEELLVVINTVYNTGHYFSNEQIDVMRSQFSNKLPEFHTFSKNELTDREVDVLRLVCQQLSTKEIAESLFISPKTVETHKTNLMIKTGVKNMAGLVIYAVQNSIIDANEIVLFDK, from the coding sequence ATGGAGCATTCAAAAATTAAAATAGGCATTGTAGATGATGATCTGCTGTTTGTACAGCTTTTAAAAAATTATATAGAAAATAATGGAAATTATCAAATTGTTCTTACATCAACAGGCGGAAATCAATTTCTTAGTGAAGGTATCCCAGCGTTGGATATTCTGATTCTGGATCTAAGGATGGCGAATGGGGATGGTCTTGAAGTGATGACTGCCTTGTCAAAAAAAGATATTGAAACCAAGATTATAGTTCTTTCCAGCTTCTACAGACGTTCTTTTATGGGGCAGATGCTTAAAATGGGAGCTCATGCGTTTTTATCCAAAGAAATCGAACTTGAGGAGCTGTTAGTGGTAATCAATACCGTTTACAACACCGGACATTATTTCTCCAATGAACAGATTGATGTAATGCGGAGCCAGTTTTCCAATAAGCTGCCGGAGTTTCATACTTTTTCAAAAAATGAGCTCACTGATAGGGAAGTAGATGTTTTACGGTTGGTTTGTCAGCAGCTTAGCACAAAAGAAATAGCAGAATCATTATTTATTTCTCCAAAAACGGTAGAAACCCATAAGACCAATCTTATGATTAAAACAGGAGTGAAAAATATGGCCGGATTAGTGATCTACGCTGTGCAAAATAGTATTATTGATGCCAACGAAATAGTGCTTTTTGATAAATAA
- a CDS encoding sensor histidine kinase — MLLLQEQDRERLAEELHDNIISQLNLIRLNLNDKQPEELSKDLKRSMQLIRELSHNLTPPDLNEIDLTDLIEDYLEQVNKNIEVIFRSITIGIPISNPVKLNLFRIVQELVTNILKHAEATRIDVSLRVSLNYVILTIEDNGRGFILGKHSGGIGMRNIKSRAQKIKAIYKLKTQPEKGTKFIACMAIQ, encoded by the coding sequence ATGTTGCTTCTACAGGAACAGGATAGGGAACGTCTGGCGGAAGAGCTTCATGATAATATTATTTCACAATTGAATCTTATCCGTCTAAACCTTAATGACAAACAACCAGAGGAACTCAGTAAAGATTTAAAAAGATCCATGCAACTGATTCGTGAGCTGTCACACAATCTCACACCTCCGGATCTCAATGAGATTGATCTGACGGATTTGATTGAAGATTATCTTGAACAGGTTAATAAAAATATAGAAGTGATTTTTCGCTCTATTACGATAGGAATACCCATAAGTAATCCTGTCAAATTGAACCTTTTCAGAATTGTTCAGGAACTCGTTACCAATATTCTGAAACATGCTGAAGCTACAAGAATTGATGTCTCCCTGAGGGTATCGCTAAATTATGTAATACTCACCATTGAAGATAACGGAAGAGGTTTTATCTTGGGAAAGCATTCTGGAGGTATTGGTATGAGGAATATTAAATCACGGGCACAGAAAATCAAAGCTATTTATAAACTTAAAACACAGCCTGAAAAAGGAACAAAATTTATAGCCTGTATGGCAATACAATAA
- a CDS encoding T9SS type A sorting domain-containing protein: MKNFISFFAFLIFIQGYSQTKQWTNGTFTNQGYYASCFGNKIDSNGNVYMLYDTTPDRYTMETMYLEKYLPNGYRDLNFGTNGVLNIAEAIGHPATSSVPLQTFEVTNSGKVLLCVGSREGLSPSLISILPNGTLDQSFGVGGFKKIFTDPSKYLSHSGFAYMVKNNEKYFIAHSYTTPQNTAKSVIGCFDEFGNPITSIFNQGEFDVDYGSNYNTSIASELILTGPYLYYLGTGYQGNTPTSFLKRMDLISGTIDNTYPNNAHIGFVGTNTHIQPDGKIITAYSRSVSGSRTELNITRYLQNGTIDSSFGTNGVKNINYPWISVNFSSITTRPNGDILIGIYYVSTASSGGKQDAFINLKNNGQIDNNFGGNIPNNGVPLAGFFGISSVNGGPAKVTLKDNYCIVSSKAEYSAFITTSRINFNSGTLATQEENHQPNHIRFYPNPVHSNGTIMMNNNLEASFNLTDANGKLLFKDQIFRNTTNVNFSDLTKGLYFLNIKQAGKQTSHKVIKK; encoded by the coding sequence ATGAAAAATTTTATTTCTTTTTTTGCCTTTTTGATATTCATTCAAGGCTATTCTCAAACAAAACAATGGACCAACGGTACTTTCACTAATCAGGGATATTATGCTTCCTGTTTTGGAAACAAAATCGACAGCAATGGAAATGTTTACATGCTGTATGATACAACTCCTGACCGTTATACCATGGAAACCATGTATCTTGAAAAGTATCTGCCCAATGGATATAGAGATCTAAACTTCGGAACAAACGGTGTATTGAACATAGCTGAAGCTATAGGACATCCTGCTACTTCTTCAGTACCTTTACAGACATTTGAAGTGACAAACAGTGGTAAAGTACTTCTGTGTGTTGGTTCCCGTGAAGGTCTTAGTCCAAGTCTTATTTCTATTTTACCCAATGGAACATTGGATCAGAGTTTTGGAGTAGGTGGTTTTAAAAAAATCTTTACTGATCCTTCAAAATATTTAAGTCATAGTGGTTTTGCCTACATGGTTAAGAATAATGAAAAATACTTTATCGCCCATTCCTATACCACTCCTCAGAATACGGCCAAATCTGTGATCGGATGCTTTGATGAATTTGGAAATCCTATAACAAGTATATTTAATCAGGGAGAATTTGATGTTGATTATGGCAGTAATTATAATACTTCAATCGCTTCAGAACTTATATTAACCGGACCTTACTTATATTACCTTGGTACAGGATATCAAGGAAATACACCCACATCTTTTCTAAAGAGAATGGATCTTATTTCAGGAACTATAGATAATACCTACCCAAACAATGCTCATATTGGCTTTGTAGGGACTAATACTCACATTCAACCCGATGGCAAGATCATCACGGCTTATTCGCGATCTGTAAGCGGATCAAGAACTGAATTAAATATTACAAGATACCTTCAAAATGGAACCATTGATAGCTCTTTTGGAACAAATGGAGTAAAAAACATCAATTACCCTTGGATTAGCGTTAATTTCAGTAGTATAACAACCCGTCCAAACGGAGACATTCTTATAGGTATTTATTATGTAAGTACTGCAAGTTCAGGAGGAAAACAGGATGCTTTTATTAATTTAAAAAATAATGGTCAGATTGACAACAATTTTGGTGGTAATATTCCAAACAATGGAGTGCCTTTGGCTGGCTTCTTTGGAATAAGTAGTGTTAATGGAGGTCCTGCAAAAGTCACTTTAAAAGATAATTATTGTATTGTCTCCTCTAAAGCTGAATATAGTGCCTTCATTACAACCTCTCGTATTAATTTTAATTCCGGAACATTGGCAACACAAGAAGAGAATCATCAACCAAACCACATTAGGTTTTATCCAAATCCGGTACATTCTAATGGGACTATTATGATGAATAATAACCTTGAAGCAAGTTTCAACCTGACAGATGCAAATGGCAAGCTTCTTTTTAAAGATCAGATCTTCCGAAATACAACCAATGTTAATTTTTCAGATTTGACTAAAGGATTGTACTTCTTAAATATCAAACAAGCAGGAAAGCAGACCTCTCATAAGGTTATCAAAAAATAA
- a CDS encoding RebB family R body protein, which yields MANEKAGTTVNEQITDAVTQSNVKVVAESPAMALSNVYQSAAHSTGIMFENAVNSQNQQNILTQAATTQGISQIYSLDTIADAVSIARVLNP from the coding sequence ATGGCTAACGAAAAAGCTGGAACAACAGTAAACGAACAAATCACAGATGCAGTAACGCAGTCTAACGTAAAAGTAGTGGCAGAATCTCCTGCAATGGCTTTAAGTAACGTGTATCAATCTGCTGCACATTCTACAGGAATCATGTTTGAAAATGCAGTGAATTCTCAAAATCAACAAAACATTTTGACACAGGCTGCAACTACTCAGGGAATTTCTCAGATTTATAGTCTGGACACTATTGCCGATGCAGTTTCTATTGCTAGAGTCCTTAATCCTTAA
- a CDS encoding LysE family translocator: MIPFQDLPFFMAAALILAISPGPNMIYLISKSITQGKKSGFISLTGVICGFIFHIIMVSFGLTAVLLAVPFAYTILKAAGTVYLLYLAYQAIKPKSKNIFEVDHSISHDSPKKLFTVGFLTNVLNPKVAIFYLSFFPQFIKPEYGSVLTQSLELGAVQVLISFSVNFLIVLTAAKAARFFAAHLFWIKIQKWFMASVLTYLAVKMAFSKAK, from the coding sequence ATGATTCCATTTCAAGACCTCCCATTTTTTATGGCAGCGGCACTTATACTGGCTATCAGCCCCGGGCCTAATATGATTTATTTAATCTCAAAATCCATCACTCAGGGCAAAAAATCCGGTTTTATCTCATTAACTGGGGTGATCTGCGGTTTTATTTTTCACATCATTATGGTTTCTTTTGGTCTAACGGCTGTACTGCTAGCCGTTCCTTTTGCTTATACAATCCTTAAAGCGGCAGGTACCGTTTATCTTTTATATTTAGCTTATCAGGCTATCAAACCTAAGAGTAAAAATATTTTTGAAGTGGATCATAGTATTTCTCATGACAGTCCTAAAAAGCTATTCACTGTTGGTTTCTTAACCAATGTACTCAATCCCAAAGTAGCTATTTTCTATTTATCATTTTTCCCACAATTCATCAAACCTGAATATGGTTCTGTTTTAACCCAAAGTCTGGAACTAGGAGCTGTTCAGGTACTGATAAGCTTTAGTGTCAATTTTTTAATCGTATTAACAGCCGCGAAGGCCGCCCGCTTCTTTGCTGCTCATCTTTTCTGGATTAAGATACAAAAATGGTTTATGGCGAGTGTATTGACTTATCTGGCAGTGAAAATGGCATTTTCGAAAGCGAAATGA
- a CDS encoding RebB family R body protein: MADTVNNQTTDAVTQTNVTVLGESPAQAMSMLYQMATHASGISIQNSVTNQQNLNQLNPAIVADAIKILKG, encoded by the coding sequence ATGGCAGACACCGTAAACAACCAGACTACAGACGCTGTAACGCAGACCAATGTTACCGTGCTTGGTGAATCTCCCGCACAGGCCATGAGTATGCTTTATCAGATGGCTACCCATGCCAGTGGAATTTCCATTCAGAATTCGGTAACCAATCAGCAAAACTTGAATCAGCTCAACCCAGCCATTGTTGCTGATGCCATTAAAATTTTAAAAGGATAA
- a CDS encoding RebB family R body protein yields the protein MANEKTGTTVNEQITDAVTQTNVKVVAESPAMALSNVYQTAAHSTGIMFENAVNSQNQQNILTQAATTQGISQIYALDTIADAVSMAKVLNP from the coding sequence ATGGCTAACGAAAAAACTGGAACAACAGTAAACGAACAGATCACAGACGCAGTAACGCAGACTAACGTAAAAGTGGTAGCAGAATCTCCTGCAATGGCATTAAGTAATGTCTATCAAACAGCAGCGCATTCTACAGGAATCATGTTTGAAAATGCAGTGAATTCTCAAAATCAACAAAATATTTTAACGCAGGCTGCAACCACCCAGGGAATCTCTCAGATCTACGCTCTGGATACCATCGCTGACGCGGTTTCTATGGCTAAAGTATTAAATCCTTAA
- a CDS encoding helix-turn-helix domain-containing protein: MKHSIPTYDLSDISKHRFHIKRMDRNTYHAEDILIDKGIHRDSHYIFTFMESGHVKMMVDFKIIEAKNATIFCVLPGQVHQGLLMDKVNGWFVAIQSDLVPDPVRSVFEESLEGIQPLIVDTIWIEKFNNMAAILHTFYTDEMQASKEGSLVIQSLLYSFIGMFALIYSKENSSHIGNENRSLQLTRAFKIMVRRSYKTMKSPSEYAEKLNISRGYLTEAIREVTGKPAQHWIHQEILIEAKRLLAFTHLTVKEIAYELGYNDHAYFSRLFSKLEDQSPSEFRTANR; the protein is encoded by the coding sequence ATGAAGCATTCTATTCCTACTTATGATTTAAGTGATATTTCCAAGCACCGTTTCCATATCAAAAGAATGGATCGGAATACCTATCATGCAGAGGATATTCTTATAGATAAAGGAATACATCGCGACAGCCATTACATTTTTACTTTCATGGAGAGTGGACACGTAAAGATGATGGTTGATTTCAAGATCATTGAAGCTAAAAACGCTACTATTTTCTGTGTACTACCCGGACAAGTACATCAGGGCCTTTTAATGGATAAAGTAAACGGCTGGTTTGTAGCCATACAATCTGATTTGGTTCCGGATCCTGTACGCTCTGTCTTTGAGGAGTCTCTGGAAGGAATACAGCCTCTGATAGTGGATACAATATGGATAGAAAAGTTTAATAATATGGCAGCTATACTTCATACCTTTTACACAGATGAGATGCAGGCCTCCAAAGAAGGTTCTTTGGTCATTCAATCCTTATTGTATTCTTTTATAGGGATGTTCGCCTTAATTTATTCAAAAGAAAACTCTTCTCATATTGGTAATGAAAATCGTTCTTTACAACTGACAAGAGCGTTCAAAATCATGGTACGGCGAAGCTACAAAACCATGAAAAGTCCATCCGAATATGCAGAGAAACTCAATATATCAAGGGGATATCTCACCGAAGCAATTCGTGAGGTAACCGGTAAACCTGCGCAGCACTGGATCCATCAGGAAATTTTAATTGAAGCGAAGCGATTATTGGCATTCACTCACCTTACTGTAAAGGAAATCGCCTATGAATTGGGATATAATGATCACGCCTATTTTAGCCGATTGTTTTCAAAATTGGAAGATCAATCCCCTTCAGAGTTTAGAACTGCCAACAGATAG
- a CDS encoding RebB family R body protein, translating to MANEKAGTTVNEQITDAVTQSNVKVVAESPAMALSNVYQSAAHSTGIMFENAVNSQNQQNILTQAATTQGISQIYTLDTIADAVSIARVLNP from the coding sequence ATGGCTAACGAAAAAGCTGGAACAACAGTAAACGAACAAATCACAGATGCAGTAACTCAGTCTAACGTAAAAGTAGTGGCAGAATCTCCTGCAATGGCTTTAAGTAACGTGTATCAATCTGCTGCACATTCTACAGGAATCATGTTTGAAAATGCAGTGAATTCTCAAAATCAACAAAATATTTTGACACAGGCTGCAACTACTCAGGGAATTTCTCAGATCTATACTCTGGATACTATCGCTGATGCAGTTTCTATTGCTAGAGTCCTTAATCCGTAA
- a CDS encoding RebB family R body protein, with the protein MPVNGQITDAVTQSNVKVVAESPAIALSNVYQTAAHSTGIMFENAINTQNQHNILTQAATTQGVTQIYSKDTIADAISIARILNP; encoded by the coding sequence ATGCCAGTAAACGGACAAATCACAGACGCAGTAACACAGTCGAATGTAAAAGTAGTAGCAGAATCTCCTGCCATAGCTTTAAGTAATGTGTATCAAACCGCTGCACATTCTACAGGTATTATGTTTGAAAATGCAATTAATACCCAAAATCAACATAATATCTTGACCCAGGCAGCAACAACGCAAGGTGTCACTCAAATTTACAGCAAAGATACCATTGCCGATGCCATCTCTATTGCTAGAATCCTCAATCCTTAA